The proteins below are encoded in one region of Mangifera indica cultivar Alphonso chromosome 7, CATAS_Mindica_2.1, whole genome shotgun sequence:
- the LOC123219965 gene encoding uncharacterized protein LOC123219965, with protein MKPNLLTPNSSYSFTPFLSIPAKNPVLIPKTSISLPKFLPLTSHLIRKHSLLPPVQFSTTTTTPQSSNEQSTSNPISESSVPDEVLQPQFNVQVASPIVPSYFPPAKLSLSDQAFFLLAFIACTTSVAFTSLVITAIPTLYAMSRAAASLAKLADTAREELPSTMAAIRLSGMEISDLTLELSDLSQEIADGVNKSAQAVQAVEAGIRQIGTLARQQTISMIQERASLPIISLQPVVAGAAKKTSHAVGQATKTIMNMISRGHFSSVNGDDNGIDSVEI; from the exons ATGAAGCCAAATCTCTTAACACCAAACTCTTCTTATTCCTTCACTCCTTTTCTGTCAATTCCTGCAAAGAACCCTGTTTTAATTCCCAAAACCTCAATTTCGCTACCCAAATTCCTCCCTTTAACCTCCCACTTAATCAGAAAACACTCTCTTTTGCCCCCAGTTCAATTTTCAACAACTACTACTACACCACAATCCTCCAATGAACAATCAACATCAAACCCCATATCAGAAAGTTCAGTTCCTGACGAGGTTTTGCAACCTCAATTTAATGTACAAGTAGCAAGTCCCATCGTTCCCTCATATTTTCCGCCCGCTAAACTGAGCTTGAGTGACCAAGCTTTCTTTTTGCTGGCTTTTATTGCTTGCACG ACTTCTGTTGCTTTCACCAGCCTTGTAATTACAGCTATTCCGACACTCTAT GCAATGAGTAGAGCAGCAGCCTCTCTTGCTAAGCTGGCAGATACTGCTCGAGAGGAACTTCCCAGTACAATGGCCGCAATTAGGCTTTCAGGCATGGAAATCAGTGATCTCACTCTGGAGCTGAGTGATTTAAG CCAAGAAATTGCTGATGGGGTCAACAAATCAGCCCAAGCTGTGCAGGCAGTGGAAGCTGGAATCCGACAGATTGGCACACTTGCTCGACAACAAACAATCT CAATGATTCAAGAGAGGGCGAGTCTGCCTATCATCTCTTTGCAACCTGTTGTTGCTGGAGCTGCAAAGAAGACCTCCCATGCTGTTGGCCAAGCCACAAAGACGATCATGAATATGATCTCTAGAGGGCATTTCAGCTCCGTGAATGGAGATGATAATGGAATTGATAGTGTGGAAATCTAA
- the LOC123220457 gene encoding syntaxin-related protein KNOLLE-like: protein MNDLMTKSFMSYVDLKKVAMKDLEAGPDFDVEMASSANTMDQNLNLFLEEAENVKKEMGEIREILNKLQESNEQSKSLHKPEALKSLRNEINKDIVTVLKRARTIRSHLEDMDRANAANKRLSGCKEGTSIYRTRIAVTNGLRKKLKELMMDFQGLRQRMMTEYKETVGRRYFTVTGEYPNEDVIEKIISDGGNGGEEFLTRAIQEHGRGKVLETVVEIQDRHVTAKEIEKSLLELHQIFLDMAVMVEAQGEQMDDIEHHVMNASHYVKDGTKQLKAAKDYQRSSRKWMCVGVILLLLIILLVIIPIATSFTSS from the coding sequence ATGAATGATCTAATGACCAAGTCTTTCATGAGCTATGTTGATCTCAAGAAGGTGGCTATGAAAGATCTTGAAGCTGGTCCTGACTTTGATGTGGAAATGGCATCCTCGGCAAACACTATGGACCAAAACCTCAACCTTTTCCTAGAAGAAGCTGAGAATGTGAAGAAGGAAATGGGGGAAATCCGGGAAATATTGAACAAACTCCAAGAATCCAATGAGCAAAGCAAGTCCTTGCACAAACCTGAGGCTCTCAAGTCTTTGCGCAATGAGATCAACAAAGATATTGTCACAGTGCTCAAGAGGGCCAGAACAATTAGGTCACATCTCGAAGACATGGACCGTGCCAATGCTGCTAACAAGCGCCTCTCAGGCTGCAAAGAAGGGACCTCAATTTACAGGACTAGGATTGCGGTTACTAATGGCTTACGAAAAAAGTTAAAGGAGTTAATGATGGATTTTCAAGGGCTGAGGCAGAGAATGATGACTGAATACAAGGAAACAGTTGGGAGAAGATACTTCACTGTGACTGGAGAGTACCCAAATGAGGATGTCATTGAGAAAATCATATCTGATGGGGGTAATGGCGGTGAGGAGTTTTTGACAAGGGCAATACAAGAGCATGGGAGGGGTAAGGTGTTGGAGACTGTGGTGGAGATTCAAGATAGGCATGTCACAGCGAAAGAGATTGAGAAGAGCTTGTTGGAGCTGCACCAAATCTTCTTGGACATGGCCGTAATGGTAGAAGCACAGGGTGAGCAGATGGATGACATTGAGCACCATGTGATGAATGCCTCACATTATGTCAAGGACGGCACCAAGCAGCTCAAGGCCGCAAAGGACTACCAGAGGAGCAGCAGAAAGTGGATGTGTGTGGGTGTGATTCTTCTGTTGTTGATCATTCTATTGGTTATCATACCTATTGCCACTAGCTTTACCAGTTCTTGA